In one window of Streptomyces roseofulvus DNA:
- a CDS encoding dipeptide/oligopeptide/nickel ABC transporter ATP-binding protein: protein MNALLEVRDLDVRYGARRVVDGVSFTVGAGEAVGLVGPSGCGKSTTALAVLGLLRPHSGSVRFSGVELTGLRARELRALRPRFQPVFQDAYGALSQRREVRHQIAEPLRVHGRWRAADGPARVDELLERVGLSPAHGRRLPHELSGGQCQRVSIARALATRPELLVLDEPTSALDPSLRAGILNLLMDLQDSLGVGFLLISHDHAAVHHVGDRILTMRDGRLVA, encoded by the coding sequence GTGAACGCCCTCCTGGAGGTCCGGGACCTCGACGTCCGGTACGGAGCACGGCGGGTCGTCGACGGCGTGTCGTTCACCGTCGGCGCCGGGGAGGCGGTCGGGCTCGTCGGCCCGTCGGGCTGCGGCAAGTCGACGACGGCACTGGCCGTCCTGGGGCTGCTGCGGCCGCACTCCGGCTCGGTGCGCTTCTCGGGCGTCGAGCTGACCGGCCTCCGCGCACGCGAACTACGGGCGCTGCGCCCCCGGTTCCAGCCCGTGTTCCAGGATGCCTACGGCGCGTTGAGCCAGCGCCGCGAGGTACGCCACCAGATCGCGGAGCCCCTCCGGGTCCACGGACGGTGGCGGGCCGCGGACGGCCCGGCCCGGGTGGACGAGCTCCTGGAACGCGTCGGCCTCTCCCCCGCGCACGGGCGACGGCTGCCGCACGAGCTGTCCGGCGGCCAGTGCCAGCGCGTCTCCATCGCCCGCGCCCTCGCGACCCGGCCGGAACTGCTCGTCCTCGACGAACCGACCTCGGCACTCGACCCCTCGCTCCGCGCGGGGATCCTCAACCTGCTCATGGATCTCCAGGACAGCCTGGGAGTCGGCTTCCTGCTCATCTCCCACGATCACGCGGCGGTCCACCACGTCGGCGACCGCATCCTGACGATGAGGGACGGGAGGCTCGTGGCGTGA
- a CDS encoding class I SAM-dependent methyltransferase, with translation MPTLPPERGPHRARGSHENRQVAESFGADAARYDRARPRYPAALIDRIVSVVPGRQVLDVGCGTGIVARQFAAAGCRVLGVDVDARMADLARRRGLDVEVAAFEAWEPAGRAFDAVVSGQTWHWVDPVAGAAREAQVLRPGGLLALFWNAGRPAPAVADAFAEVYRRVTPDTLAARQSATSAVDGYTALCAKAAEGIGKANGFADPEHWRFDWERPYTRDEWLDQLPTQGAFTRLPKPELEEVLAGVGAAIDAAGGSFTMHYATLAVAAKRTG, from the coding sequence ATGCCCACTTTACCGCCGGAGCGAGGCCCTCACCGCGCCCGTGGCTCCCATGAGAACCGTCAGGTGGCCGAGTCCTTCGGCGCGGACGCCGCACGCTACGACCGGGCTCGGCCCCGCTACCCCGCAGCCCTGATCGACCGGATCGTCAGCGTCGTCCCCGGCCGCCAGGTCCTGGACGTCGGCTGCGGCACCGGCATCGTGGCCCGGCAGTTCGCGGCCGCCGGCTGCCGGGTCCTGGGTGTCGACGTCGACGCCCGGATGGCCGACCTCGCCCGCCGCCGCGGACTCGACGTCGAGGTGGCGGCGTTCGAGGCCTGGGAACCGGCCGGCCGCGCGTTCGACGCCGTCGTGTCCGGCCAGACCTGGCACTGGGTGGACCCGGTCGCCGGCGCCGCCAGGGAGGCACAGGTGCTGCGCCCCGGCGGCCTGCTGGCCCTCTTCTGGAACGCGGGACGGCCCGCCCCCGCCGTGGCGGACGCCTTCGCCGAGGTCTACCGTCGGGTGACGCCCGACACGCTCGCCGCACGCCAGAGCGCGACGTCCGCGGTGGACGGCTACACGGCGCTGTGCGCCAAGGCGGCGGAAGGCATCGGCAAGGCGAACGGATTCGCCGACCCGGAACACTGGCGGTTCGACTGGGAACGCCCCTACACGCGGGACGAATGGCTGGACCAGCTCCCCACCCAGGGCGCCTTCACCCGCCTCCCGAAACCCGAGCTGGAGGAGGTCCTCGCGGGCGTCGGCGCCGCCATCGACGCGGCAGGAGGCAGCTTCACGATGCACTACGCCACCCTGGCGGTCGCCGCGAAGCGCACCGGCTGA
- a CDS encoding TetR/AcrR family transcriptional regulator produces MPTGVAIRDVRGQLFDAAERVLLRDGPSALTSRAVTVEAGCAKGVLHRHFADFDAFLAELVLHRVDRVEERAAALRASAGTGSIADNLTRALLELFESVAVAVVSLVTSRDGLRARLRDARPAGVPLLTDAAAAIAAYLAAERDLGRVRADADLDTLAPTLIGAAHMLFADRQAVPPAADDVRKVVTAVVAGAEQEPPGARGAR; encoded by the coding sequence ATGCCCACAGGGGTAGCCATCCGCGACGTGCGCGGCCAGTTGTTCGACGCCGCCGAGCGCGTCCTGCTCCGGGACGGGCCGAGCGCGCTCACCAGCCGGGCCGTCACCGTGGAGGCGGGCTGCGCCAAAGGGGTCCTGCACCGGCACTTCGCCGATTTCGACGCCTTCCTCGCGGAGCTCGTGCTGCACCGCGTCGACCGCGTCGAGGAGCGGGCCGCCGCCCTGCGCGCGTCCGCCGGGACCGGCAGCATCGCCGACAACCTGACGCGGGCACTGCTGGAGCTTTTCGAGTCGGTCGCGGTGGCCGTCGTCAGTCTCGTCACCTCGCGGGACGGCCTGCGCGCCCGCCTGCGCGACGCAAGGCCCGCCGGCGTCCCGCTCCTGACCGACGCCGCGGCGGCGATCGCCGCCTACCTCGCCGCCGAACGGGACCTCGGTCGCGTCAGGGCGGACGCCGACCTCGACACGCTCGCCCCGACGCTCATCGGTGCCGCGCACATGCTGTTCGCGGACCGGCAGGCCGTCCCACCGGCGGCGGACGACGTCCGGAAGGTCGTCACCGCGGTCGTCGCGGGCGCGGAGCAGGAACCGCCCGGCGCCCGCGGCGCGAGGTGA